The following are encoded in a window of Thunnus albacares chromosome 17, fThuAlb1.1, whole genome shotgun sequence genomic DNA:
- the LOC122966660 gene encoding myosin heavy chain, fast skeletal muscle-like, producing the protein MSTDAEMEAYGPAAIYLRKPEKERIEAQTAPFDAKTAYFVAEAEEMYLKGKLIKREGGKATVETITGKTLTVKEDDIHPMNPPKFDKIEDMAMMTHLNEPAVLYNLKERFASWMIYTYSGLFCVVVNPYKWLPVYDSQVVVAYRGKKRIEAPPHIFSISDNAYQFMLTDRENQSVLITGESGAGKTVNTKRVIQYFATIAVTGSKKESSKMQGSLEDQIIAANPLLEAYGNAKTVRNDNSSRFGKFIRIHFGSTGKLASADIETYLLEKSRVTFQLSAERSYHIFYQLMTGHKPELLEALLITTNPYDYHMISQGEITVKSINDVEEFIATDTAIDILGFSAEEKVGIYKLTGAVMHHGNMKFKQKQREEQAEPDGTEVADKIAYLMGLNSADMLKALCYPRVKVGNEFVTKGQTVPQVNNSVMALCKSVYEKMFLWMVIRINEMLDTKQPRQFFIGVLDIAGFEIFDFNSLEQLCINFTNEKLQQFFNHHMFVLEQEEYKKEGIQWEFIDFGMDLAACIELIEKPMGIFSILEEECMFPKATDTSFKNKLHDQHLGKTKAFEKPKPAKGKAEAHFSLVHYAGTVDYNITGWLDKNKDPLNDSVVQLYQKSSNKLLAFLYASHASAEEAGGGGGKKGGGKKKGGSFQTVSALFRENLGKLMTNLRSTHPHFVRCLIPNETKTPGLMENFLVIHQLRCNGVLEGIRICRKGFPSRILYGDFKQRYKVLNASVIPEGQFIDNKKASEKLLGSIDVDHTQYKFGHTKVFFKAGLLGTLEEMRDDKLAALVTMTQALCRGFLMRKEFVKMMERRDAIFTVQYNIRSFMNVKNWPWMHLYFKIKPLLKSAETEKELMKMKENYEKMTTDLATALAKKKELEEKMVSLLQEKNDLQLQVAAETENLSDAEERCEGLIKSKIQLEAKLKETTERLEDEEEINAELTAKKRKLEDECSELKKDIDDLELTLAKVEKEKHATENKVKNLTEEMASQDESIAKLTKEKKALQEAHQQTLDDLQAEEDKVNTLTKAKTKLEQQVDDLEGSLEQEKKLRMDLERAKRKLEGDLKLAQESIMDLENDKQQSEEKLKKKDFETSQLLSKIEDEQSLGAQLQKKIKELQARIEELEEEIEAERAARAKVEKQRADLSRELEEISERLEEAGGATAAQIEMNKKREAEFQKLRRDLEESTLQHEATAAALRKKQADSVAELGEQIDNLQRVKQKLEKEKSEYKMEIDDLSSNMEAVAKAKSNLEKMCRTLEDQLSEIKSKNDENVRQLNDLSAQRARLQTENGEFARQLEEKEALISQLTRGKQAYTQQIEELKRHIEEEVKAKNALAHAVQSARHDCDLLREQFEEEQEAKAELQRGMSKANSEVAQWRTKYETDAIQRTEELEEAKKKLAQRLQDAEESIEAVNSKCASLEKTKQRLQGEVEDLMIDVERANALAANLDKKQRNFDKVLAEWKQKYEEGQAELEGAQKEARSLSTELFKMKNSYEEALDQLETMKRENKNLQQEISDLTEQIGETGKNIHELEKAKKAVESEKAEIQTALEEAEGTLEHEESKILRIQLELNQVKGEVDRKLAEKDEEMEQIKRNSQRVIDSMQSTLDSEVRSRNDALRIKKKMEGDLNEMEIQLSHANRQAAEAQKQLRNVQGQLKDAQLHLDDAVRGQEDMKEQVAMVERRNGLMVAEIEELRGALEQTERGRKVAEQELVDASERVGLLHSQNTSLLNTKKKLESDFVQVQGEVDDAVQEARNAEEKAKKAITDAAMMAEELKKEQDTSAHLERMKKNLEVTVKDLQHRLDEAENLAMKGGKKQLQKLESRVRELEAEAEAEQRRGADAIKGVRKYERRVKELTYQTEEDKKNVARLQDLVDKLQLKVKAYKRQAEEAEEQANTHMSRFRKVQHELEEAQERADIAESQVNKLRAKSRDAGKGSDSAE; encoded by the exons ATGAGCACAGACGCAGAGATGGAGGCCTATGGCCCGGCGGCCATTTACCTCCGGAAGCCTGAGAAGGAGAGGATTGAGGCTCAGACTGCTCCATTTGATGCCAAAACAGCCTACTTTGTGGCTGAGGCTGAAGAGATGTATCTCAAGGGTAAACTCATCAAAAGGGAGGGTGGCAAAGCCACAGTTGAAACAATTACAGGAAAG ACTCTCACTGTAAAAGAGGATGACATCCATCCAATGAACCCTCCCAAGTTCGATAAAATTGAGGACATGGCTATGATGACCCATCTCAATGAGCCTGCTGTGCTGTATAACCTCAAAGAGCGTTTTGCATCATGGATGATCTAC ACTTACTCCGGCCTGTTCTGTGTTGTCGTGAACCCCTACAAGTGGCTTCCCGTGTACGATTCTCAGGTTGTGGTAGCATACAGAGGCAAGAAGAGGATAGAGGCACCACCCCAcatcttctccatctctgaTAATGCCTATCAGTTCATGCTCACTG ATCGTGAAAACCAGTCTGTCCTTATCAC TGGAGAATCTGGTGCAGGAAAGACTGTCAACACCAAGCGTGTCATCCAATACTTTGCAACAATTGCAGTGACTGGATCTAAAAAAGAGTCTAGCAAGATGCAG GGTTCCCTGGAAGATCAAATCATTGCAGCCAACCCTCTGCTGGAGGCCTATGGTAATGCCAAAACCGTGAGGAACGACAACTCATCTCGTTTT GGTAAATTCATCAGAATCCACTTTGGCTCCACTGGAAAGCTGGCCTCAGCTGATATTGAAACAT ATCTGCTGGAGAAGTCCCGTGTAACCTTCCAGCTGTCTGCTGAGAGAAGCTACCATATCTTCTATCAGCTGATGACTGGCCACAAGCCTGAGCTCCTGG AGGCTCTTCTAATCACCACCAACCCCTATGACTACCATATGATCAGTCAGGGTGAAATCACGGTCAAAAGCATCAATGATGTGGAGGAGTTCATTGCAACAGAT ACTGCCATTGACATCTTGGGCTTCAGTGCTGAGGAGAAGGTGGGCATCTACAAGCTGACTGGTGCTGTGATGCATCATGGCAACATGAAATTCAAGCAGAAGCAGCGTGAGGAGCAGGCTGAACCTGATGGCACTGAGG TGGCTGATAAAATCGCCTACCTCATGGGCCTGAATTCAGCTGATATGCTGAAAGCTCTGTGCTACCCCAGAGTCAAGGTCGGAAATGAGTTTGTGACCAAAGGTCAGACTGTTCCACAG GTCAACAATTCTGTCATGGCTCTGTGCAAGTCtgtctatgagaaaatgttcttgtGGATGGTCATCCGTATCAATGAGATGCTGGACACAAAACAGCCAAGACAGTTCTTCATTGGAGTGTTGGATATTGCTGGATTTGAGATCTTTGAT TTCAACAGCTTGGAGCAACTCTGCATCAACTTCACCAATGAGAAACTGCAACAGTTCTTCAACCACCACATGTTTGTCCTGGAGCAAGAGGAGTACAAGAAAGAGGGAATTCAATGGGAATTCATTGACTTTGGTATGGACTTGGCTGCCTGCATTGAGCTTATCGAAAAG CCAATGGGCATCTTCTCCATCCTTGAAGAGGAGTGCATGTTCCCCAAGGCTACAGACACTTCTTTCAAGAACAAGCTGCATGATCAGCATCTTGGAAAGACCAAGGCTTTTGAGAAGCCAAAACCTGCAAAGGGCAAGGCTGAGGCTCACTTCTCCCTGGTTCACTACGCTGGTACAGTGGACTACAATATCACTGGCTGGTTGGACAAGAACAAGGACCCCCTGAATGACTCAGTTGTCCAGCTCTACCAGAAGTCCTCAAACAAACTTCTGGCCTTCCTGTATGCATCCCATGCTTCAGCTGAAG AGGCTGGTGGTGGCGGCGGCAAGAAAGGTGGTGGAAAGAAGAAGGGTGGTTCTTTCCAGACTGTGTCTGCTCTTTTCAGG GAAAACTTGGGCAAGCTGATGACCAACTTAAGGAGCACTCATCCTCACTTTGTGCGCTGCCTGATTCCCAATGAAACAAAGACTCCag GTCTTATGGAGAACTTCTTGGTCATCCATCAGCTGAGGTGTAACGGTGTGCTGGAAGGCATCAGAATCTGCAGAAAGGGCTTCCCCAGCAGAATCCTCTACGGTGACTTCAAGCAGAG ATACAAAGTATTGAATGCCAGCGTCATCCCTGAAGGACAGTTCATTGACAACAAGAAAGCTTCAGAAAAGCTGCTAGGCTCCATTGATGTGGATCACACTCAGTACAAGTTTGGACACACAAAG GTGTTCTTCAAAGCTGGTCTGCTGGGTACactggaggagatgagagatgaCAAATTGGCTGCACTGGTAACCATGACTCAGGCTCTCTGCAGAGGATTCCTCATGAGGAAAGAGTTTGTTAAGATGATGGAGAGGAG AGATGCTATCTTCACTGTCCAGTACAACATCCGCTCATTTATGAATGTCAAAAACTGGCCATGGATGCATCTGTACTTCAAGATCAAGCCTCTTCTGAAGAGTGCTGAGACTGAGAAGGagctgatgaagatgaaggagaaCTATGAGAAGATGACAACAGACCTGGCTACTGCCCTGGCCAAGaagaaggagctggaggagaagatGGTTTCCCTGCTGCAGGAAAAGAATGACCTGCAACTGCAAGTAGCAGCC GAAACTGAGAATCTCTCAGATGCAGAGGAAAGATGTGAAGGTCTGATTAAGAGCAAGATCCAACTCGAGGCCAAACTCAAAGAGACAACTGAGAGactggaagatgaagaggaaatcaATGCTGAGCTGACTGCCAAGAAGAGGAAGCTGGAGGATGAATGCTCTGAGCTGAAGAAAGATATTGATGACTTGGAGCTCACCTTGGCTAAAGTGGAAAAGGAGAAACATGCAACTGAAAACAAG GTGAAAAACCTGACAGAGGAGATGGCATCTCAAGATGAGTCTATTGCCAAGTTAACCAAGGAGAAGAAAGCCCTCCAAGAGGCTCACCAGCAAACACTGGACGATCTCCAGGCAGAGGAGGACAAAGTCAACACTCTGACCAAGGCCAAGACAAAGCTGGAACAGCAAGTGGACGAT CTTGAGGGATCACTGGAGCAAGAGAAGAAGCTCCGTATGGACCTTGAGAGAGCCAAGAGGAAGCTTGAGGGAGATCTGAAACTGGCCCAGGAATCCATAATGGATCTGGAGAATGACAAGCAGCAATCTGAGGAGAAACTCAAGAA GAAAGACTTTGAGACCAGCCAGCTCCTCAGCAAGATTGAGGATGAACAGTCTCTTGGTGCTCAGCTTCAAAAGAAGATCAAGGAACTCCAG GCTCGTATCGAGGAGCTGGAAGAAGAAATTGAGGCTGAGCGGGCTGCTCGGGCTAAGGTGGAGAAGCAGAGGGCTGACCTCTCCAGGGAACTTGAGGAGATCAGTGAGAGGCTTGAGGAAGCTGGTGGAGCAACAGCCGCTCAGATTGAGATGAACAAGAAGCGTGAGGCTGAGTTCCAGAAGCTGCGCCGTGACCTTGAAGAGTCAACCCTGCAGCATGAAGCTACCGCAGCAGCTCTCCGCAAGAAGCAAGCCGACAGTGTTGCAGAGCTGGGAGAGCAGATTGACAACCTCCAGCGTGTCAAACAGAagctggagaaggagaagagcGAGTACAAGATGGAGATTGATGACCTCTCCAGTAACATGGAGGCTGTTGCTAAAGCAAAG AGCAATCTGGAGAAAATGTGCAGAACTCTTGAAGACCAATTAAGTGAAATTAAGTCCAAAAATGACGAGAATGTTCGCCAGCTGAATGACCTGAGTGCACAGAGGGCAAGACTGCAAACAGAGAATG GTGAGTTTGCTCGCCAGCTTGAGGAGAAGGAAGCTCTCATTTCCCAGCTCACTAGGGGCAAACAGGCGTACACTCAGCAGATCGAGGAGCTTAAGAGACACATTGAGGAGGAAGTGAAG GCCAAGAATGCCCTGGCCCATGCTGTTCAGTCAGCCCGCCATGACTGTGATCTGCTCAGAGAGCAGTTTGAGGAGGAGCAAGAGGCTAAAGCTGAGCTGCAGCGTGGAATGTCCAAGGCTAACAGCGAAGTGGCTCAGTGGAGAACCAAATATGAGACTGATGCTATCCAGCGCactgaggagctggaggaggccaA GAAAAAGCTTGCCCAGCGTCTGCAGGATGCTGAGGAGTCCATTGAGGCTGTGAACTCAAAGTGTGCCTCTTTGGAGAAGACCAAGCAGAGGCTACAGGGTGAGGTAGAGGACCTCATGATTGATGTAGAGAGAGCTAATGCTCTGGCTGCCAACCTtgacaagaaacagaggaacTTTGATAAG GTCCTTGCAGAATGGAAACAGAAATATGAGGAGGGCCAGGCAGAGCTGGAAGGAGCCCAAAAGGAGGCTCGCTCTCTCAGCACTGAACTGTTCAAGATGAAGAACTCTTACGAGGAGGCTCTGGATCAGCTGGAGACCATGAAGAGGGAGAACAAGAACCTGCAGC AGGAGATCTCAGATCTGACTGAACAGATTGGGGAGACTGGAAAAAACATCCATGAGCTTGAAAAAGCCAAGAAGGCTGTAGAAAGTGAAAAGGCTGAAATTCAGACTGCCCTTGAGGAGGCagag GGCACACTGGAGCACGAGGAATCCAAAATTCTCCGTATTCAGCTTGAGCTCAACCAGGTCAAAGGTGAGGTTGACAGGAAGCTTGCAGAAAAGGACGAGGAGATGGAGCAGATCAAGAGGAACAGCCAGAGGGTGATTGACTCCATGCAGAGCACTCTCGATTCTGAGGTCAGGAGCAGGAATGATGCCCTAAGAATCAAGAAGAAGATGGAAGGAGACCTGAATGAGATGGAGATTCAGCTGAGCCATGCCAACAGGCAGGCTGCTGAGGCCCAGAAACAACTGAGGAATGTCCAGGGACAGCTCAAG GATGCCCAACTGCACCTTGATGATGCTGTCAGAGGACAGGAAGACATGAAGGAGCAGGTTGCCATGGTGGAGCGCAGAAATGGCCTGATGGTGGCTGAGATTGAGGAGTTGAGAGGTGCTctggagcagacagagagaggacgcAAAGTGGCTGAGCAGGAGTTGGTTGATGCTAGTGAGCGTGTCGGACTGCTTCACTCTCag AACACCAGTCTTCTGAACACCAAGAAGAAGCTGGAGTCTGACTTTGTGCAGGTTCAGGGTGAAGTGGATGATGCTGTTCAGGAAGCAAGAAATGCTGAGGAGAAAGCCAAAAAGGCTATCACTGAT GCTGCCATGATGgctgaggagctgaagaaggagcaggacaCCAGTGCTCACctggagaggatgaagaagaaccTGGAGGTCACAGTCAAGGACCTGCAGCACCGTCTGGATGAGGCTGAGAACCTCGCCATGAAGGGTGGCAAGAAGCAGCTCCAGAAACTGGAGTCAAGG GTGCGTGAGCTGGAAGCTGAAGCTGAGGCTGAGCAAAGACGTGGAGCTGATGCTATTAAGGGAGTCCGCAAATATGAGAGGAGAGTGAAGGAGCTGACTTACCAG ACTGAGGAGGACAAGAAGAATGTGGCCAGACTTCAGGATCTGGTGGATAAGCTGCAGCTCAAAGTGAAGGCTTACAAGAGACAGGCTGAGGAGGCT GAGGAGCAGGCCAACACTCACATGTCCAGGTTCAGGAAGGTCCAGCATGAGCTGGAGGAAGCTCAGGAGCGCGCTGACATTGCTGAGTCCCAGGTCAACAAGCTGAGAGCCAAGAGCCGCGATGCTGGAAAG GGAAGTGACTCTGCTGAATAA